atagagacctcatgaggtctcaacttaacattttctattttataaatgcagaaaagagacctcatgaggtctcttttttgcattagtttttccacatatttcataatagagacctcataaggtctcttttttgcattaatttttctagatatttcataatagagacctcatgaggtctcaacttaacattttctattttataaatgcagaaaagagacctcatgaggtctcttttttgcattagtttttccacatatttcataatagagacctcataaggtctcttttttgcattaatttttctagatatttcataatagagacctcatgaggtctcaacttaacattttctattttataaatgcagaaaagagacctcatgaggtctcttttttgcattagtttttccacatatttcataatagagacctcataaggtctcttttttgcattaatttttctagatatttcataatagagacctcatgaggtctcaacttaacattttctattttataaatgcagaaaagagacctcatgaggtctcttttttgcattagtttttccacatatttcataatagagacctcataaggtctcttttttgcattaatttttctagatatttcataatagagacctcatgaggtctcaacttaacattttctattttataaatgcagaaaagagacctcatgaggtctcttttttgcattagtttttccacatatttcataatagagacctcataaggtctcttttttgcattaatttttctagatatttcataatagagacctcatgaggtctcaacttaacattttctattttataaatgcagaaaagagacctcatgaggtctcttttttgcattagtttttccacatatttcataatagagacctcataaggtctcttttttgcattaatttttctagatatttcataatagagacctcatgaggtctcaacttaacattttctattttataaatgcagaaaagagacctcatgaggtctcttttttgcattagtttttccacatatttcataatagagacctcataaggtctcttttttgcattaatttttctagatatttcataatagagacctcatgaggtctcaacttaacattttctattttataaatgcagaaaagagacctcatgaggtctcttttttgcattagtttttccacatatttcataatagagacctcataaggtctcttttttgcattaatttttccagatatttcataatagagacctcatgaggtctcaacttaacattttctattttataaatgcagaaaagagacctcatgaggtctcttttttgcattaatttttccagatatttcataatagagatctcatgaggtctcttttctgcattatattttccgtaaattttattatagagacctcacgaggtcgcTAAAAATAAATACAGAAAAGAGACCTTATGAGGTCtctcctttaaaataatataaaattaaattaaataatatcttagcGACCTAATGAggtctctttattaaaatataaaattaaataatataacaaaatgGTGACATCATGAGGtctctatataaaaaatataaaattaaattaaataattcaatagtgacctcatgaggtctctttttttaaaaaaaatcagataatttgttggtgacctcgtgaggtctccgtTTGGCGACCTCATGAGGTGTCTTTAAAAAAGTGACCTGCATTTTACTGACCTACCGTTGAGGTCTCTTTTTCGATCTCTTTTTTCCCGAaaagagacctcgtgaggtatcttttctaggtctctttttggcctttttttagtagtggtATGAGTTGAACCTTTCACGCTTAAGTATCAGATATTGACAAAGTGGCAACCGAGGATCATACCTCTCCCGAGAATTAtgtgttgggaattaaacacacaacacacacaaataatctagagaaaagagaaacagaacacaaacgggacacacaagaatttaacgtggttcggtttccctactccacgactgtaacaggaggattttatttcacttgtgctactcttggaattacaaatacaaggatcatatttataggaaaaccaaatggttaacctagggtttcagtaatgggtcgggccggctcacaagcctccacaaagcccaacaatctcccacttggaggcttgaagaatttcaactgtcatccacttagaacacttgtatgtctagtaatctttttcaactctctcctgctacagcggccttctcatcagtcaactgaaaggcccgttgaagctccccgaagcttcaacacatcagtcacggctgaaactgcccttgactcgtcctcggtccctaccggctcccacttgagacacgaactgccggatcctagaactccctgagaacaaacactctccatactcagcaagaaattttctggagacgtatcaacagctggaatactggttctcttgacccactgtcttctaggagccttggctgaagcacggccggtgctcccactgccacgaacgcctctgactggtcttcctgaacctttccttgctcgttcatcctgaatctgacctgtggctctgggtttctttcttgcaaagacaaccttcttctgcccacgagattctgtgaaccggactttgtttttcttctgaactgggacggtcactccctcagacggtaatccgacaatatacaacgatcctctttttgttccacgagccatgacaagattgcccctcacgaccttccactgcccatttccgaacttcacatgatgtccctgttcatccaactgcctaacagaaatcaaacttttcgtcaagcttggaacaactctgacatccttcaaggtccagaaaccgactggcgtcttcagcaccatgtcacccatgcccgtaacatcaagagctctatcgtctgcaagccttacctttccaaagtctccaataaccagattctgcaatgcttcactgctgtgggtagcgtgaaaagaagcaccagaatccatgacccaggaatccacattgctctccgcgcaacagataaacaaatcctcgttgacgctgtcttctgcaatgttgacttgtttgtctttctggcattgattcctgaaatgccccacctccttgcagttccaacatgttacacctgagccatcccgagcctttgactgactccttcttcggttcctgctcccactacctctgttatttcctctgcctctgacgacgtttagcatatcacctgatgattctccagaactccttcttctgacatcctcgccaagaacgagatcacgaatcttctcaaaggtgaatccattaggtcccactgaactggcaactgctgtaaccgttccggaccaactgtcaggcaatgatgataacagtagtaaagcttgaacttcatcatcgaacttaatgccaactgacaaaagtctggctaagatcgaattcaatgagttgatgtgctcggtaactgaactgccttccttcatctttgtgttcaccaactctctaatcagaaaaattttgtttgctgcagatggcttctcgtacatgttagacaaggcttccaagatgcctttcgctgtcttctccttaagaatgttgaacgcaacattcttggtcaacgagagtcggataactgacatagctttccgatccaaaactgcccactctgcatcagacaattttccttgcttgtcacccaacactacgtccaaatctttctgaaccagcaaatcttcaatctgcatcttccaccaactgaaatctgtaccatcgaacttctcaattcggaacttcccatcttctgccatctcaaaggacttcggcaattcccttaacggcgtctacagacagcgggcggcgatttggacgatgctcacgatctggacgctcgcggctggatctgaggctcctcgacgcggcggccactggaacggcgcgacggacagcacacggacgacggctgttcgcaccctgcgcggttctcctagccggctgctgcttgaggttacccacacggtaacggcggctactcctccctgcacacagttcttcacacaagaaccctaggtgacaatttctcacagtttgtgttacaatgttgttgaaacctcgctctgataccaattgttgggaattaaacacacaacacacacaaataatctagagaaaagagaaacggaacacaaacgggacacacaagaatttaacgtggttcggtttccctactccacgactgtaacaggaggattttatttcacttgtgctactccataattacaaatacaaggatcatatttataggaaagccaaatggttaacctagggtttcagtaatgggtcgggccggctcacaagcctccacaaagcccaacattATGAAGGGATCTTAAGCTTGTCAATCTTCATCATCCTTTCAGTGAGTGGTTCAGAAATTCAAGTATCACATGTATGTTGTACATTaacaatgaaaacaaaaatgcaaaaattaaatattgtttatttttcttgaattcacatattttatttaatcaacAAACTCAAACCAAGAATTTCGAACACTTTTAATACCTCTTACATGACATTCATTTGTTGGATAAAATTAATGTGCAATTTCTTAAagttattcatttacttttatttacaGGATATAGAGCTCAAGAATTCATTAGAGGAATAATGATTATAACAACAATTATAGTAAGGATGAGATGAAGGTTGCAATGCGGATGTATTACGAGATCATGGATGAGTGATGAAGAGAAGAGCTTATGACCTTGCGTCTCAAGGTAACACATGTTAAGACCTTAGGTTATACTTCTAATCGTGATGAATTTCACTCTCAAGCACCATATAAGTTAGCTTTGTTTGATATAACTCTACTTTGTTAGTTGAAAAATGATTATGAACATTGTTCAAGCTTTGGAAGATATGTAATTTTTGTTCTACTTGTTAATctaatgttattattatataaaattaggtttttcttaTGCTAATTCAATCTATAACTTTTCATTTAATTGTTCTATTGGAATTTTAGAtgatattagtaaaaaataatgatgattattttgcagctaaatataaaataaaaaataatttaaaaataacattttagaATTGCGACGGAATAACTACGGAATATTTGAATCTAATATTTATAGACAAATTCAATAAATACAGTAGTGATggatattttatgtattaactTCGAAAATGTTTTGTCGCTAAATATAGCGACATTTTGGTTTGTCGCTAATTCGTAGCAAAAGTACCGACAAATTTCAGTATTTCATCGCTAAAGGCTTACCTACGCGCATTGTAGCGACTGATGATAATCTATCGCTAATCTGTCGCTAAATGGCTTTAGCGACGGATTTGTATTGTTTAGCGACAAATTTCGTCTGTCGCTaaatccaaatttttttgtagtgagtataaatgtgtctctgaaatttcaggCATATGTTGAGGAGGTACTGTGCGTTTTTTCTATTACTTTTATTTGGAGTGAgttttgtttcatattcttcaaagtAAGTTTGTcaaaaatagtcataactcacaaaaaaaatatttagaagagctgaatgagaaagaaaaaaagaaaatcattaaaagaacaaaaaagttgTCCAAGTGAGATAATATATAGACCaaagaaaatcattaaaagaacaaaaaaatttgtcCAACTGAGATAATATATAGACCAAacgaaaaataattaatataattttaaggaacaaaaaaattgcgagaaaaatatatattaaagggAATAAACTATGAGATATCCAATCATGATAACAAATCATTCTAACCAGAAAAGTTTCTACGTTTTGAAATAGCATACCACAAAAAATTAACGAACAGTTCAATCAACTTTCAATCCTTCATGTACTCATAATATTCGCTGATAAAATTTTATGATCATAGATAGcaacaacataaaaacaaaaaacatatgTGCATGTAAAGTTATTAACATCCAGagaattttttaaagaacaCCAAAGCGCATCCTTATATGTGAAGAAATGACGTTGCTGATGAAATTATACATTTGtaagtttttttaattgttcCTTCAACAATTTCAGTAGAGAAAAAACTTGCTTGAATACCCAATTAACGTTTGTTATTTAATATGTACtaacaaataattataagaataacttttcataaacataaacaacaaagtttaaagcatgtacttaaaaataataatttataatataagcATATATTAATGATCGTAAAAAACAAACCAGGATCCTCAAAATTAGAATGAAACAGAATGGAAAAATTCGAGCCCattgaatgcacaatgtccccttaaggaaattattcccttcTAGTACCCAATGTCTAAAGGAATAGATCCTCTCAAGATAAAACAATTCTATTCACCGgtgtattgatacaaaaataatggtGTCGGTGATTCATTCAATAGGaacaaatacataaatatttaattgtccAGAAAGAAGCAGAAGAAGAATGTTGTTTTAAATGAGAGGAAAATCCTATATTTATAGATAACAAAGGGTAGTACGAATAAATGATTATTGTGTCTTACCAAAAAGGttacaactctttggaaaagttacaacccttcaaAAAGgttacaacctttcataaaagttacattagttcataaaagtgacaactcatcataaaagtcacaacttttcgaAAAGATTTTACTCTTTCGAAAAGTTATAACCCGTCGGAAAGATTACAACATTTCACAAAaggcacaacttttcataaaagttacaactctttataaaagtaacatttttttcataattcacaacttttcatgaaaggagaaaactaattttggaaataaattaaattaaaagagaattttGGTATGTGGTGGGGCCACGTAGGCGTGTTTAGCTAggtttcttatatatatatatatatatatatatgcacaccTTATACCTAACACCAAAAGACTCTTGATGATATTTTCGTTATTTCAGCTTACCAAAGTGATTATCCTTTCCCATTCGCCTATGTCGTATACCTGTCTTTTGGTCTAAAGTTGAACAAACATGTAGGGATAGTCTGATAGGgtgtataagaataatattaaataaaatgtatcaaaataatgtttgtattaattatgtttGCATTAAGGGAAAAGACATAATTAAATTTCCCCCTGAAGTTGCAGCGAAAAGTCAGTTACACGTTTCAACTATTAGAACGACTTATTACACACATCTATACTACTCAAAAGTGTGTTTATTTATCTAGTATGTCACCCACTCTCAGACACGTTTCAATCGATATATTAGAGCATGTCAACACATTAATaaacccaattttttttatttaattaaaaatgccCCAATGGTTGTTTCTCTTATAACACACCCACTCGACCCGTATTATCATCAAAGCTAACTCAAGAACTCTAaattttcacccaaaaatcTGAAGCcccaaattcaatttcaaacttgatttttttttaaaaaaaataaaaaattatgtaactcttttcattatcattcattcatcttttttccattttgatttgtttctcgctttttcattttgatttctttctctcattttcgttttttttttttaattctttttaattgagttatttgattAATCAAGTCACTATAATTATTATAGAGCTTCTTAATGGCTTCTTGACTAGGCTCTGTATGCGAGATGAAGATCATGAATTAGAAAAGGTGCAATGCAAACATGAACCTGTTTTGTATTTACTGACCTCTTGGACCCCAAGAAATTCTAGCAAAAGATATTGAGGTTGTCGTTACTATGGGGTaagttaaatatttcttttaaggaTTGATCTTCAAGAGGAATAGATTGATTcgttttgttatttttagtatGCTAGATAATGCCATTTTTGGCATTGGAATGATTATTATATTGATTCAAGATCCAAATTTGTGATTCCTAAGTTATTGGGAAGAATTGTTGTTGAATAAAAAGTTGAATCTTTTGAAATAGTTGAAACTTTTTAGAAAAGGTTGAAAACAAGCCTACTAGGTCGATCAACTATGTGAAAAGTAAAATAGGTACAAACAAGAAAGAGTTGAGGATGGACAATTTTGATgatgatttttgaagaagataaaaataattgaaacgaaataaaaaaaaataaattggcTTTGTCCGAAAAAAGAGAGAAGCAACTTTGATTACTCTCGTGTGTTTGTATTTTAGATTTAagtttttgtatttaaaaaaaaaaatattgtttctgTTAGGAGATTCAAGAAACTTGCCATGATATTTTTTCCTTGCTTTCCATATGTTTCTCCTTCATGTGATAGTTTATTACTTATGCCTCTTGGTTTTGAGCTGTAGGTTCGGCTTACCTACTAATAGGACGTTAGTAGGTGTCATTATAATCTACCTACTAATAGGACGTTAGTAGGTGTCATTATAATCTAAAACTTCGGATCATGACAATTGTTCTTGAAAGTGATTCGCTCGTggtaactaaaataataaataaaaggaagaacTACCTTAGCATGGAATCATTAAACAATGTGATGATGGATGTTAGGAACCTTACTGAGCtttctttttagtttaataTCTGAATATTGGAAGTGtacattttatcataattaacaataatttatCAAACTTTTGTTATAGTGGAAATGTTTTTCCACTTGAAGTATGCCAAAAGACAcaatttttaaacaaaagataGTGAGTAGTATACATACCATCATATATTAGCCGAGCGGGTTTCGCTCAATATTGAGCGAGTTTACATATGTTCTGTTTTttgataatgcacaagtactcttTTAATTTATGCTTGAAATCTTAGAAAtatacttatactatactaaggttctattacccctgaatttactttattaataattttcaacccatttttggcctacgtgacactatcttgagGGTCCAACGCTgattgactttttattttaagatagTGGCACGTAGGCcgaaagggatagaaaattacttataagaTAAGTTCAGGAAGGTAaaaggaccttaatatagtataattgTGTCTCttgaaatttcgggcataaaTTGagagatacttgtgcatttttcctttttttttaccctttaagGGTTtaactcttcttttttttgggcCAAATTCATTTTCCAAGCAGAATTCAAGTTTTAAACTAAAGATAAGCAATAAAGCAAATAGgcgtaataaataaatatgatctttaacttagtttcaaattacatttatgaccttcaactttgggtgtgcacaagtagacacgtaaacttgtataaaattgaaaaaatagacaCATTTGTCCTACATGGTATCCTACATGTATTATGCCACGTAgaatttatatgtttatttgttctactttatacaaatttaagtgtttaTTTGCGCATATTCAAAATTAGAGGacataaacataaaacaaaactaAGTTAAAGGACACATTTATGTACTATATCATTATATTCATATGATTACATATATTTGTAGTTTATAACCACGTGAAGCACATAAGAAATTGGTGTTACGAAATGAAACGAAACGGAGagaatattctaaaattatccatttgatttttattttgaatggtTTAGGGTATTTTGTAGGCTTTGGAGTAGATAGAAATCGAATGGATAAGGCTGTTGGGGTCCACCAAAAAAGAAGTTATCAAGAAGCAACCAATAACATTTCAAAGCCAAATACTTACTATTATCCCTAAAACCACATAAGAACATTTCTTGTTTTTTCGTGGTATATGTTCTTGACTTATAGAAATGTCCAATTCATTTAGACCAAGCAAATGCACACACATACCAAAATCATGGCTCAGTCAGTATCCCCTACAGCAGCAACTACACTAACCTCACTATCAACCAAGAAGAATTCCCGTTTGAGCTCTTTTAAAGTCTTGGCTTTTCATCAAGGCGAATTGGCCGCAAAGATTAATGTCACTCGCAggttatctatctatatgtttaatttatttaaatataacatttgttttgattgttatttaaattttattatatcgtATCGTTTAAATCTATAGTTAGGTAAGTAACGATGTCAGTCTTGTTTTTGTGTGGCCACTGATTTGTTCATTGATGTCATtatcttaatattttcttctcttattattattaaattatcatttattttactatttacCCAACATTTTCATAAGAACTCTTCTCCCCAAGGCCTATACATTTTTTATCGCGTAGGCTTATGATTCAAATTGTTGATGTGACACGTTATATAAATGGAGAATGATACTcaatactatatattataaaccATAGGTAATTACAATCATCAAAAAGAAAGTTGGAAGgtataaatatgaaatgagaCAAAGAAAGTTGGAAGgtataaatatgaaatgagaCAAGTTAAAcgaacatatttatgtattatgctgaTATTCTTGAAAATATATGGCATTTATGGATGCAGGACTTTGTCATTGAGCTTGGCTGGAGTTGCGGTGGCGCTGAATGCAGGTAACAACAATGCAAATGCCGCAGCAAGAAGGCCTCCACCACCTCCGCCAACGGAGAAAAAAGATCCAAATGTGAGTGGTGTGTTGGCTAAAGTATTAGCTAGCAAGAGGAGAAAGGAGGCTATGAAAGAGTCTATAGCCAAGCTAAGAGAGAAAGGGAAGCCTGTCAAAGAAGTACCATCTGAATAGTTTGTATGTTTGTTCACCATGTATATTAAGACAATTTATTGCGCTTGCTCCTCTTTAATTTACATAGTTGAGTTAATAAGGTTTGCAAAATTACAAGTCAATTGTATCAATGATAATGAGATCAATGGTGAAAAACCAATCATAAAAGCTACTCCAtccgtctcattttatatgtcattcatttttataaatagttag
This portion of the Solanum pennellii chromosome 12, SPENNV200 genome encodes:
- the LOC107007224 gene encoding uncharacterized protein LOC107007224, translated to MHTHTKIMAQSVSPTAATTLTSLSTKKNSRLSSFKVLAFHQGELAAKINVTRRTLSLSLAGVAVALNAGNNNANAAARRPPPPPPTEKKDPNVSGVLAKVLASKRRKEAMKESIAKLREKGKPVKEVPSE